One genomic segment of Mycolicibacterium psychrotolerans includes these proteins:
- a CDS encoding acyl-CoA dehydrogenase, protein MSHYKSNVRDQVFNLFEVLGVDKVLGEGAYADLDVDTAVDMLGEIARLAEGPVAASFEEGDRNPPVFDPKTHTVTLPEGFKKSVRAVVEGGWDKLSVSEELGGMPMPSALSWALQEHILGANPAVYMYAMGAGFADIFFHLGTEEQKKWAKLAADRGWGSTMVLTEPDAGSDVGAGRTKAVQQPDGTWHIDGVKRFITSADSDDLFENIMHLVLARPEGAGPGTKGLSLFFVPKFHFDPETGEPGERNGVYVTNVEHKMGLKVSATCELSLGQHGTPAVGWLVGEVHDGIAQMFDVIEQARMMVGTKAIATLSTGYLNALEYAKSRVQGADLTQMTDKTAPRVSITHHPDVRRSLMTQKAYAEGLRALYLFTATHQNADVAKTIHGIEPELAVKVNDLLLPIVKGVGSEQAYAKLTESLQTFGGSGFLQDYPIEQYIRDAKIDSLYEGTTAIQAQDFFFRKIVRDKGVALSHVAGQIESFVKSETGNGRLKAERALLATALEDVQGMAATLTGYLMAAQEDPASIYKVGLGSVRFLMSVGDLVIGWLLQRQAAVAIEKLDAGATGDERAFYEGKLAVASFFAKNFLPMLTSTRSIIDNLDNEVMELDEAAF, encoded by the coding sequence GTGTCCCACTACAAGAGCAATGTTCGCGACCAGGTGTTCAACCTGTTCGAGGTACTCGGGGTCGACAAGGTCCTGGGCGAGGGCGCCTACGCCGACCTCGACGTCGACACCGCGGTCGACATGCTGGGCGAGATCGCCCGGCTCGCCGAGGGCCCCGTGGCCGCCTCGTTCGAAGAGGGCGACCGCAACCCGCCGGTGTTCGACCCCAAGACCCACACCGTCACGCTGCCCGAGGGCTTCAAGAAGTCCGTGCGCGCGGTCGTCGAGGGTGGCTGGGACAAGCTTTCGGTCAGCGAGGAGCTCGGCGGCATGCCGATGCCCAGCGCGCTGTCCTGGGCTCTGCAGGAGCACATCCTGGGCGCCAACCCCGCCGTGTACATGTACGCGATGGGTGCCGGATTCGCCGACATCTTCTTCCACCTCGGCACCGAGGAGCAGAAGAAGTGGGCCAAGCTCGCCGCCGACCGCGGCTGGGGCTCGACCATGGTGCTGACCGAGCCCGACGCGGGCTCCGACGTGGGCGCCGGCCGCACCAAGGCCGTCCAGCAGCCCGACGGCACCTGGCACATCGACGGCGTCAAGCGCTTCATCACCTCAGCCGACTCCGACGACCTGTTCGAGAACATCATGCATCTGGTGCTCGCCCGCCCCGAGGGCGCCGGCCCGGGCACCAAGGGTCTGTCGCTGTTCTTCGTGCCGAAGTTCCACTTCGACCCGGAGACCGGCGAGCCCGGCGAACGCAACGGTGTGTACGTCACCAACGTCGAGCACAAGATGGGCCTGAAGGTCTCCGCGACCTGCGAGCTCTCGCTCGGCCAGCACGGCACCCCCGCCGTGGGCTGGCTCGTCGGCGAGGTGCACGACGGCATCGCGCAGATGTTCGACGTCATCGAGCAGGCCCGAATGATGGTGGGCACCAAGGCGATCGCCACGCTGTCGACCGGCTACCTGAACGCGCTGGAGTACGCCAAGTCGCGCGTGCAGGGTGCCGACCTGACCCAGATGACGGACAAGACCGCGCCGCGCGTGAGCATCACCCACCACCCGGACGTGCGTCGTTCGCTGATGACCCAGAAGGCCTACGCCGAGGGGCTGCGCGCGCTGTACCTGTTCACCGCGACGCACCAGAACGCCGACGTCGCCAAGACGATCCACGGCATCGAGCCCGAGCTGGCCGTCAAGGTCAACGACCTGCTGCTGCCGATCGTCAAGGGTGTGGGCTCCGAGCAGGCGTACGCCAAGCTCACCGAGTCGCTGCAGACCTTCGGTGGCTCCGGCTTCCTGCAGGACTACCCGATCGAGCAGTACATCCGCGACGCCAAGATCGACTCGCTGTACGAGGGCACCACCGCCATCCAGGCGCAGGACTTCTTCTTCCGCAAGATCGTCCGCGACAAGGGTGTGGCGCTGTCGCACGTGGCGGGCCAGATCGAGTCGTTCGTCAAGTCCGAGACCGGCAACGGCCGGCTGAAGGCCGAGCGCGCACTGCTGGCCACCGCGCTGGAGGACGTGCAGGGCATGGCCGCCACGCTGACCGGCTACCTGATGGCCGCGCAGGAGGATCCGGCGAGCATCTACAAGGTGGGCCTGGGTTCGGTGCGCTTCCTGATGAGCGTCGGCGACCTGGTCATCGGCTGGCTGCTGCAGCGCCAGGCGGCGGTGGCGATCGAGAAGCTCGACGCCGGCGCCACGGGTGACGAGCGCGCCTTCTACGAGGGCAAGCTGGCGGTGGCGTCGTTCTTCGCGAAGAACTTCCTGCCGATGCTGACCAGCACCCGGTCGATCATCGACAACCTCGACAACGAGGTCATGGAGTTGGACGAGGCGGCCTTCTAG
- a CDS encoding TIGR03564 family F420-dependent LLM class oxidoreductase, with product MQISMFGQLTGLGDGSPVDATIAYLSQLRDEGFSRVWMSQLPYEPDLLTILAIALREVDTIQAASGVIPIQNQHPMHMAQAALTVSLASEGRFVLGLGMTHAAVTEGMWGVPWDKPVRRLNEYLDGLLPLLAGEPADAPGQTVTTRGALVIPGARRPDVYIAALGPQMLRLAGKRTSGTCTWMTGPATLGGHVSPSLRQAAADAGRPEDAVRVVAALPVAVTDDVDAARAEAAEQFAIYGTLPSYRAMLDREGYAGPQDAAIIGDEATVRDRLAELRSAGVDEFVGAVFVRSPEAHARTRALLRTVDTES from the coding sequence ATGCAGATCAGCATGTTCGGACAACTCACCGGCCTCGGCGACGGCTCGCCCGTCGACGCGACCATCGCCTACCTTTCGCAACTGCGCGACGAAGGCTTCAGCCGCGTCTGGATGAGTCAGTTGCCCTACGAGCCGGACCTCCTGACGATCCTGGCCATCGCGCTGCGCGAGGTCGACACGATCCAGGCGGCCAGCGGCGTCATCCCGATCCAGAACCAGCACCCCATGCACATGGCGCAAGCCGCGCTGACCGTCAGCCTGGCCTCGGAAGGGCGGTTCGTGCTGGGGCTCGGCATGACCCACGCGGCGGTCACGGAGGGCATGTGGGGCGTTCCGTGGGACAAGCCGGTGCGGCGCCTCAACGAGTACCTCGACGGCCTCTTGCCGCTGCTGGCCGGTGAACCCGCCGACGCGCCGGGCCAGACGGTGACGACGCGGGGCGCGCTCGTCATCCCCGGCGCGCGGCGACCGGACGTCTACATCGCCGCGCTGGGGCCGCAGATGCTGCGGCTCGCGGGCAAGCGGACCTCCGGCACCTGCACGTGGATGACGGGACCGGCGACGCTGGGCGGGCACGTCAGCCCGTCGCTGCGACAGGCGGCGGCCGACGCGGGCCGCCCCGAGGACGCGGTGCGGGTGGTCGCGGCGCTGCCGGTGGCCGTGACCGACGACGTCGACGCGGCGCGGGCCGAGGCCGCCGAGCAGTTCGCGATCTACGGCACACTGCCGTCGTACCGGGCGATGCTCGACCGTGAGGGCTACGCCGGCCCGCAGGACGCGGCGATCATCGGCGACGAGGCCACCGTCCGGGACCGCCTCGCCGAGCTGCGATCGGCCGGTGTGGACGAGTTCGTCGGCGCGGTGTTCGTGAGGTCGCCCGAGGCACACGCACGCACCCGCGCGTTGCTGCGCACGGTCGACACCGAGAGCTGA
- a CDS encoding acetyl-CoA C-acetyltransferase — protein sequence MADSTTTRRVAVLGGNRIPFARSDGAYANASNQDMFTAVLDGLAERFDLKGETLDAVIGGAVLKHSRDFNLMRECVLGSSLSSSTPAFDLQQACGTGLQAAIAAADGIARGRYEVAAAGGVDTASDAPIALGDDLRSVLLGLRRAKSNVDRLKLVGKLPAALGVEIPVNSEPRTGMSMGEHAAVTAKEMGVKRVDQDELAAASHRNMAAAYDRGFFDDLVTPFLGLYRDNNLRADSSTEKLAKLKPVFGVRNGDATMTAGNSTPLTDGASVALLASEEWAAARSIPVLAYFVDGQTAAVDYVNGRDGLLMAPTYAVPRMLARNGLSLQDFDFYEIHEAFASVVLATLAAWESEEYCKERLGLDQALGGIDKSKLNVNGSSLAAGHPFAATGGRIVAQLAKQLAEKKAETGQPVRGLISVCAAGGQGVTAILEA from the coding sequence GTGGCCGACAGCACAACAACCCGCCGGGTAGCCGTCCTCGGAGGCAACCGGATTCCCTTCGCACGTTCGGATGGCGCCTACGCGAATGCGTCCAACCAGGACATGTTCACCGCAGTGCTGGACGGCCTGGCCGAGCGCTTCGATCTGAAGGGCGAAACCCTCGACGCCGTCATCGGCGGCGCGGTGCTCAAGCACAGCCGCGACTTCAACCTGATGCGCGAGTGCGTGCTGGGCAGCTCCTTGTCGTCCTCCACCCCGGCATTCGACCTGCAGCAGGCGTGCGGCACCGGCCTGCAGGCCGCGATCGCCGCCGCCGACGGGATCGCCCGTGGCCGCTACGAGGTCGCCGCCGCAGGCGGTGTGGACACCGCCTCGGATGCGCCCATCGCCCTCGGTGACGACCTGCGTTCGGTGCTGCTCGGGCTGCGCCGGGCGAAGTCGAACGTCGACCGGCTCAAGCTGGTCGGCAAGCTGCCCGCCGCACTGGGCGTCGAGATTCCGGTCAACAGCGAGCCGCGCACCGGCATGTCCATGGGCGAGCACGCCGCGGTGACCGCCAAGGAGATGGGCGTCAAGCGCGTCGACCAGGACGAACTGGCCGCGGCCAGCCACCGCAACATGGCCGCCGCCTACGACCGTGGCTTCTTCGACGACCTGGTGACGCCGTTCCTCGGGCTCTACCGGGACAACAACCTGCGCGCCGACTCGTCGACGGAGAAGCTGGCCAAGCTCAAGCCCGTGTTCGGAGTGCGTAACGGCGACGCGACGATGACGGCCGGTAACTCCACGCCGCTGACCGACGGCGCCTCGGTCGCGCTGCTGGCCTCGGAGGAGTGGGCGGCCGCTCGGTCGATCCCCGTGCTGGCGTACTTCGTCGACGGCCAGACCGCCGCGGTGGACTACGTCAACGGCCGCGACGGCCTGCTGATGGCGCCGACCTACGCGGTGCCCCGGATGCTGGCCCGCAACGGGCTGTCGCTGCAGGATTTCGACTTCTACGAGATCCACGAGGCGTTTGCCTCCGTGGTGCTCGCCACGCTGGCGGCCTGGGAGTCCGAGGAGTACTGCAAGGAGCGCCTCGGCTTGGATCAGGCACTGGGCGGCATCGATAAATCCAAGCTCAATGTCAACGGCTCCTCGCTGGCGGCCGGGCATCCGTTCGCGGCCACCGGCGGGCGCATCGTGGCCCAGCTGGCCAAGCAGCTCGCGGAGAAGAAGGCCGAAACCGGACAACCGGTCCGCGGCCTGATCTCCGTCTGCGCCGCCGGCGGCCAGGGCGTCACGGCGATCCTCGAGGCCTGA
- a CDS encoding 3-oxoacyl-ACP reductase: MYPDFSKGSAVASDLLSQVVNSGPGSFLAKQLGVPQPEPLRRYKPGEPPLAGSLLIGGEGRVVEPLRAALAEDYDVVSNNLGGRWADRFGGLVFDATGITEPEGLKALYEFFTPLLRNLGPSGRVVVVGTTPDEVDSVHERTSQRALEGFTRSLGKELRRGSTVALVYLHPDAKPAATGCESTLRFLLSAKSAYVDGQVFRVGAADATPPADWDKPLDGKVAVVTGAARGIGATIAEVFARDGAKVIAVDVEQAAEALAELATKIGGTALTLDVTAAGAVDRITEHVTQHYGGRLDILVNNAGITRDKLLANMDEGRWDSVLAVNLLAPLRLAEGLVGNGTIGENGRIVGLSSMAGIAGNRGQTNYAATKAGMIGLTDALAPQFGEKSITINAIAPGFIETKMTDAIPLATREVGRRLNSLFQGGQPVDVAEAIAYFASPASNAVTGNTIRVCGQAWLGA; the protein is encoded by the coding sequence ATGTACCCGGATTTCTCGAAAGGCAGCGCCGTGGCTTCCGATCTCCTGTCCCAAGTCGTCAACTCCGGCCCAGGGTCGTTCCTGGCCAAGCAGCTCGGTGTGCCCCAGCCCGAGCCGCTGCGCCGGTACAAGCCGGGTGAGCCGCCGCTGGCGGGCTCGCTGCTGATCGGCGGAGAGGGCCGCGTGGTCGAGCCGCTGCGGGCCGCGCTGGCCGAGGACTACGACGTGGTGTCGAACAACCTCGGCGGCCGCTGGGCCGACCGGTTCGGCGGGCTGGTGTTCGACGCCACCGGCATCACCGAGCCCGAGGGGCTCAAGGCGCTCTACGAGTTCTTCACGCCGTTGCTGCGCAACCTCGGCCCGTCGGGCCGCGTTGTGGTCGTCGGCACCACGCCCGACGAGGTCGATTCGGTGCACGAGCGCACGTCGCAGCGCGCGCTCGAAGGCTTCACCCGCTCGCTGGGCAAGGAACTGCGCCGCGGCTCGACCGTCGCGCTCGTGTACCTGCACCCGGACGCCAAACCGGCGGCCACGGGGTGCGAGTCGACACTGCGGTTCCTGCTGTCGGCGAAGTCCGCCTACGTCGACGGGCAGGTGTTCCGGGTCGGCGCCGCCGACGCCACCCCGCCCGCTGACTGGGACAAGCCGCTCGACGGCAAGGTCGCGGTGGTGACGGGCGCGGCGCGCGGCATCGGCGCGACGATCGCCGAGGTGTTCGCCCGCGACGGCGCCAAGGTGATCGCGGTGGACGTCGAACAGGCAGCCGAGGCACTCGCCGAACTGGCCACCAAGATCGGCGGCACCGCGCTGACGCTCGACGTCACCGCCGCCGGCGCGGTCGACCGCATCACCGAGCACGTCACGCAGCACTACGGCGGCAGGCTCGACATCCTGGTCAACAACGCGGGCATCACCCGCGACAAGCTGCTGGCCAACATGGACGAGGGCCGCTGGGACTCGGTACTCGCGGTGAATCTGCTTGCGCCGCTTCGTCTTGCCGAGGGCCTGGTGGGCAACGGCACGATTGGCGAGAACGGCCGCATCGTCGGGCTGTCGTCGATGGCCGGCATCGCCGGTAACCGCGGGCAGACCAACTACGCCGCGACCAAGGCGGGCATGATCGGGCTCACCGACGCGCTCGCCCCACAGTTCGGCGAGAAGTCGATCACCATCAACGCGATCGCGCCCGGGTTCATCGAGACCAAGATGACCGACGCGATCCCGCTGGCCACCCGCGAGGTCGGGCGGCGGCTGAACTCGCTGTTCCAGGGCGGCCAGCCCGTCGACGTCGCCGAGGCCATCGCCTACTTCGCCAGCCCGGCGTCGAACGCGGTGACGGGCAACACCATTCGGGTGTGCGGCCAGGCCTGGTTGGGAGCGTGA
- a CDS encoding MaoC/PaaZ C-terminal domain-containing protein, with protein sequence MSEGGQPSGLRNLVLAAAGALPFVPRGDTLPDRTLTVEDLTIDPAHVAAYANVTGLRFDNTVPLTYPFALTFPTVMSLITGFDFPFAAMGSVHVENHITQHRPIAVTDTVSAAVHAENMREHRRGLLVDVVTDVKVGTETAWHQVTTFLHQQRTSLSDEPKPPPAKQPKLGPPNAVLSITPGQIRHYASVGGDHNPIHTNSFAAKLFGFPTVIAHGMFSAAAVLANIEGQLPDAVTYSVRFAKPVVLPARAGLYVNRRGDGWELTLRHLTKGHPHLTGTVSPA encoded by the coding sequence GTGAGCGAGGGCGGGCAGCCGTCGGGGCTGCGCAATCTGGTGCTGGCCGCGGCGGGTGCGCTGCCGTTCGTGCCGCGCGGGGACACCCTGCCCGACCGGACACTGACGGTCGAGGACCTCACCATCGACCCGGCCCATGTCGCGGCGTACGCGAACGTCACCGGTCTGCGGTTCGACAACACGGTGCCGCTCACCTACCCGTTCGCGCTGACGTTCCCGACGGTGATGTCGCTGATCACCGGCTTCGACTTCCCGTTCGCCGCGATGGGATCGGTGCACGTCGAGAACCACATCACCCAGCACCGGCCGATCGCGGTGACCGACACCGTGTCGGCGGCGGTGCACGCCGAGAACATGCGGGAGCACCGGCGCGGCCTGCTGGTGGACGTGGTGACCGACGTCAAGGTCGGCACCGAGACCGCCTGGCACCAGGTCACCACGTTCCTGCACCAGCAGCGCACCAGCCTGTCCGACGAGCCGAAGCCGCCGCCGGCCAAGCAGCCCAAGCTCGGTCCGCCGAACGCCGTGCTGTCGATCACGCCCGGCCAGATCCGGCACTACGCATCGGTGGGCGGGGACCACAACCCGATCCACACGAACTCGTTCGCGGCCAAGCTGTTCGGCTTCCCGACCGTCATCGCGCACGGAATGTTCAGCGCGGCAGCGGTATTGGCCAACATCGAGGGGCAGCTGCCGGACGCGGTGACGTACTCGGTGCGGTTCGCCAAGCCCGTCGTGCTGCCTGCGCGCGCGGGTCTGTACGTGAACCGGCGGGGCGACGGCTGGGAGCTGACGCTGCGGCATCTGACCAAGGGGCATCCGCACCTGACGGGCACGGTGTCCCCGGCCTGA
- a CDS encoding TetR/AcrR family transcriptional regulator, producing MAGGTKRLPRAVREQQMLDAAVQIFSVNGYHETSMDAIAAEAQISKPMLYLYYGSKEELFGACLDRELARFVDEVRDKIDFADPPKELLRSAVLAFLKYIDENRSSWMVLYTQATSSQRFAHTVREGRERIIELVGRLLRSGTRFPGPDTDFDMMAVALVGAGEAVAARVSTGDADVDEAAELMINLFWLGLKGAPTPSDAEAVAQN from the coding sequence ATGGCAGGTGGTACCAAGCGCTTGCCGCGTGCCGTCCGCGAACAGCAGATGCTCGACGCCGCCGTGCAGATCTTCTCGGTCAACGGCTACCACGAGACGTCGATGGACGCGATCGCCGCCGAGGCACAGATCAGCAAGCCGATGCTGTACCTGTACTACGGCTCCAAGGAGGAGCTGTTCGGCGCCTGTCTGGACCGGGAGCTGGCGCGCTTCGTCGACGAGGTGCGCGACAAGATCGACTTCGCGGATCCACCAAAGGAGTTGCTGCGCAGCGCGGTGCTGGCGTTCCTGAAGTACATCGACGAGAACCGCTCCTCGTGGATGGTGCTCTACACCCAGGCCACCAGCTCGCAGCGGTTCGCGCACACCGTGCGGGAAGGCCGCGAGCGCATCATCGAACTCGTCGGCCGGCTGCTGCGCTCGGGAACCCGGTTCCCCGGCCCGGACACCGACTTCGACATGATGGCCGTCGCGCTGGTGGGCGCGGGGGAGGCCGTCGCGGCGCGGGTCAGCACCGGTGACGCCGACGTGGACGAGGCGGCCGAGCTGATGATCAACCTGTTCTGGCTGGGCCTCAAGGGCGCGCCGACGCCGTCCGACGCCGAAGCGGTCGCGCAGAACTGA
- a CDS encoding glycoside hydrolase family 3 N-terminal domain-containing protein: MVAPRSVFRAVTGMLATTALLAGCGASADDTAATSSTTVAMAAGPGAGSAPPQAPAPACGDPVAAVAAMPTRDKLAQLLMVGVTGAADARAVVDNQHVGGIMVGGWTDMSMLSDGSLADIAANAGPLPLAVSVDEEGGRVSRLAGVIGEQPAPRVLAATRTPEEVYQIALDRGRQMRGLGFTIDFAPVVDVTDAPDDTVIGDRSFGADPTTVADFAGAYARGLRDAGLLPVLKHFPGHGHGSGDSHAGSVVTPPIADLQNNDLVPYRTLTTQGPVGVMVGHMEVPGLTGSEPASLSPQAYGLLRSGDYGGPPFGGVVFTDDLSSMKAISDRFGVPDAVLRSLQAGADVALWVTTDEVPAVLDRLEKAVAAGELSQPAVDASVTKLAAMKGPSPRCGG, translated from the coding sequence ATGGTTGCCCCGCGGAGCGTCTTCAGAGCTGTGACCGGAATGCTCGCCACGACGGCCCTGCTGGCCGGGTGTGGCGCATCGGCCGACGACACGGCGGCCACCTCGTCGACCACCGTGGCGATGGCGGCCGGACCGGGTGCCGGCTCCGCGCCCCCGCAGGCACCGGCCCCCGCCTGCGGTGATCCCGTCGCCGCGGTCGCGGCGATGCCGACCCGCGACAAACTCGCCCAGCTGCTGATGGTCGGCGTCACCGGCGCCGCCGACGCCCGCGCCGTCGTCGACAACCAGCACGTCGGCGGCATCATGGTGGGTGGCTGGACGGACATGTCGATGCTCTCCGACGGCTCGCTGGCCGACATCGCGGCGAACGCCGGACCGTTGCCGTTGGCCGTCAGCGTGGACGAGGAGGGCGGCCGGGTGTCCCGGCTGGCCGGGGTGATCGGGGAGCAGCCCGCCCCGCGCGTGCTGGCGGCCACCCGCACGCCCGAGGAGGTCTACCAGATCGCCCTCGACCGCGGCAGGCAGATGCGCGGCCTGGGCTTCACGATCGATTTCGCACCCGTCGTCGACGTCACCGACGCCCCAGACGACACGGTGATCGGCGACCGCTCGTTCGGTGCCGATCCCACCACGGTCGCCGACTTCGCCGGCGCCTACGCCCGCGGGCTGCGCGACGCGGGGCTGCTGCCGGTGCTCAAGCACTTCCCCGGCCACGGCCACGGCTCGGGCGATTCGCATGCCGGCAGCGTGGTCACGCCGCCGATCGCGGACCTGCAGAACAACGACCTGGTGCCCTACCGGACGCTGACCACCCAGGGCCCGGTCGGCGTCATGGTCGGTCACATGGAGGTGCCGGGGCTGACGGGCAGCGAACCGGCCAGCCTGAGCCCGCAGGCCTACGGTCTGCTGCGCTCCGGGGACTACGGCGGCCCGCCATTCGGCGGCGTGGTGTTCACCGACGATCTGTCGAGCATGAAAGCCATCTCCGATCGGTTCGGGGTCCCCGACGCGGTGCTGCGCTCGCTGCAGGCCGGCGCGGACGTCGCGCTGTGGGTCACCACCGACGAGGTGCCCGCGGTCCTGGACCGGCTGGAGAAGGCCGTCGCGGCGGGCGAGCTGTCGCAGCCGGCCGTGGACGCGTCGGTCACCAAGCTGGCCGCCATGAAGGGCCCGTCCCCGCGCTGCGGCGGCTGA
- a CDS encoding universal stress protein, which yields MPAEETVVLLAFDGSPTARRAVHYASRFLTVDRAVVLTVWAPLHRGSEPTAFDLDGPPDPPEADEADIAFGEAQRTNAAGVELARAAGLPAEPMCVAQTYTVWGTIIAVADDVDADLIVTGTRATTGLRSLVQSSVADHVRRRGHRPVLIVPPAP from the coding sequence ATGCCAGCGGAGGAGACCGTCGTGCTCCTCGCGTTCGACGGTTCGCCGACAGCCCGGCGCGCGGTGCACTACGCGAGCCGCTTCCTGACGGTGGACCGGGCCGTCGTGCTGACGGTGTGGGCGCCGCTGCACCGCGGCTCCGAGCCCACGGCGTTCGACCTCGACGGACCGCCTGATCCGCCGGAGGCCGACGAGGCGGACATCGCGTTCGGCGAGGCGCAGCGCACCAACGCCGCCGGCGTCGAGCTGGCGCGGGCGGCCGGTCTGCCGGCCGAGCCGATGTGCGTCGCACAGACCTACACGGTGTGGGGCACGATCATCGCCGTCGCCGACGACGTCGACGCCGACCTGATCGTCACCGGCACCCGGGCCACCACCGGGTTGCGCTCGCTGGTGCAGTCCAGCGTGGCCGATCACGTCCGGCGCCGGGGCCACCGGCCGGTGCTCATCGTGCCCCCGGCGCCGTGA
- a CDS encoding DUF2613 domain-containing protein, protein MDRFLVPAAASIVVGLLLGAAAVFGVTLMVQQDTRPPLQAGDPASSVLNRVEYGDRS, encoded by the coding sequence ATGGATCGGTTCCTCGTACCTGCGGCGGCCAGCATCGTCGTCGGCCTGCTGTTGGGCGCGGCAGCCGTGTTCGGGGTGACGCTGATGGTGCAGCAGGACACCCGGCCTCCGCTGCAGGCGGGCGATCCGGCGTCGTCGGTGCTCAACAGGGTCGAGTACGGCGACCGTAGCTGA